One genomic segment of Candidatus Abyssobacteria bacterium SURF_5 includes these proteins:
- the flhB gene encoding flagellar biosynthesis protein FlhB, whose translation MVPEQYAGEKTEPATPRRREEVRKKGQVAKSIDLNSALVLFASILSLYFLAPRLMKLLTDFTRAYLEDAAALEVDVHSMQALMLRAGLQVTDFFLPFMVVVFAVAVLTNVVQVGFKMSGYPLIPRIEKLSPAAGFRRMFSGRALVELLKAVFKIVIVGVIAFVTIRGHFERLVALANVDVWGAWAFFGKLTFTLGLRIAIAFMVLGLLDYAFQRYQFEQDIKMTKEEVRQEIKDFEGDPQIRARIRRVRRQMAMNRMMAEVPRAHVVITNPTTLAIALRYEMEKMRAPVVVAKGARLMADRIREKAIASNVPVVENAPLAQTLFKSVEIGAPIPETLYQAVAEVLAYVYQIDRRSREQWMGARQAAAR comes from the coding sequence ATTGTGCCCGAACAATATGCCGGTGAGAAGACCGAGCCGGCGACCCCGCGCAGGCGGGAAGAGGTAAGAAAGAAAGGGCAGGTCGCCAAGAGCATTGATTTGAATTCGGCGCTCGTGCTTTTCGCGTCCATACTTTCGCTGTATTTCCTTGCACCGCGCCTCATGAAACTGCTGACCGACTTCACGAGGGCATACCTGGAAGACGCCGCTGCACTCGAGGTCGATGTGCACTCGATGCAGGCGCTGATGCTGCGGGCGGGACTGCAGGTGACCGATTTCTTCCTTCCGTTCATGGTGGTTGTTTTCGCGGTCGCGGTCCTGACAAATGTGGTGCAAGTCGGCTTCAAAATGAGCGGATATCCTCTGATTCCGCGCATCGAAAAGCTGAGCCCGGCGGCCGGGTTTCGGCGGATGTTTTCAGGGCGCGCGCTGGTGGAACTCCTGAAGGCTGTCTTTAAAATCGTCATCGTAGGGGTGATTGCCTTCGTCACGATCAGGGGCCACTTTGAGCGGTTGGTGGCGCTGGCCAATGTGGATGTGTGGGGAGCATGGGCCTTTTTCGGCAAGCTTACGTTTACGCTCGGGTTAAGGATTGCGATTGCGTTCATGGTGCTCGGATTGTTAGATTACGCTTTTCAGCGCTACCAGTTCGAGCAGGATATCAAGATGACGAAGGAAGAGGTGCGCCAGGAAATAAAGGATTTTGAGGGCGATCCTCAGATACGGGCCCGCATCAGGCGCGTGCGGAGGCAGATGGCGATGAACCGGATGATGGCCGAGGTGCCGCGGGCGCACGTGGTCATTACCAACCCGACGACGCTGGCGATCGCGCTCCGGTACGAGATGGAGAAGATGCGCGCGCCGGTTGTCGTCGCCAAAGGCGCACGGCTTATGGCCGATCGGATCCGAGAAAAAGCGATTGCCAGCAATGTGCCGGTTGTGGAGAACGCCCCACTGGCGCAGACGCTGTTCAAGAGTGTTGAAATCGGCGCGCCGATACCGGAGACACTGTACCAGGCAGTGGCCGAAGTGCTGGCATATGTATATCAGATAGACCGACGCAGCCGCGAGCAGTGGATGGGTGCGAGGCAGGCGGCGGCGCGGTAG